From Penaeus monodon isolate SGIC_2016 chromosome 42, NSTDA_Pmon_1, whole genome shotgun sequence, one genomic window encodes:
- the LOC119599077 gene encoding AH receptor-interacting protein-like — MDDKLIKKTVVHPGKGDAGYLDGTKVTFHLKTETCEETPVVIDNSHDWKNPVELILGKKFKLEVWEACIRTMLPGEVAAFTVDKSLLTSYPLVSKTLRDAYSKDTPQKKEKKPHHCCGMGFKEGLGFADLDDLVKTPRNLTFTIDLFKVESPNSYQKEFWAMNDSERISSIPSLREEGNTRYKEGNYKEASTKYSEALGRLEQLMLREKPNDEEWNKLNEMKMPLLLNYAQCQLLQGEYYTVIEHCTTVLDKDPGK, encoded by the exons ATGGACGATAAGCTCATTAAAAAGACGGTGGTGCACCCAGGGAAAGGAGATGCTGGTTATCTGGATGGGACGAAG GTCACTTTTCACCTGAAAACCGAAACATGTGAAGAGACCCCAGTGGTCATTGATAACAGCCATGACTGGAAAAATCCTGTGGAACTTATTCTGGGCAAGAAGTTTAAGCTTGAAGTCTGGGAAGCTTGCATTCGCACCATGTTGCCCGGGGAAGTTGCTGCTTTTACCGTAGATAAGTCG TTATTAACTTCCTATCCCCTGGTGTCCAAAACTCTCCGTGATGCTTATAGCAAAGACACAccacagaagaaagagaagaagcccCACCACTGCTGTGGCATGGGCTTCAAAGAAGGCCTAGGATTTGCGGACTTAGATGACTTAGTGAAGACACCAAGGAATCTCACTTTCACTATTG ATCTCTTCAAGGTGGAATCTCCCAATTCATATCAGAAAGAGTTTTGGGCCATGAATGACAGTGAGCGAATAAGCAGTATCCCGTCCCTGAGAGAGGAGGGCAACACACGTTACAAGGAGGGTAACTACAAAGAAGCAAGTACGAAATATTCTGAAGCCCTCGGCAGATTAGAGCAGCTCATGTTAAG AGAAAAACCAAATGATGAGGAGTGGAACAAgctgaatgaaatgaaaatgccACTACTCTTAAACTATGCGCAGTGCCAGTTGCTACAGGGAGAATATTATACTGTCATTGAACACTGTACTACTGTGCTGGACAAGGACCCTGGTAAGTAG